In the genome of Hydractinia symbiolongicarpus strain clone_291-10 chromosome 5, HSymV2.1, whole genome shotgun sequence, one region contains:
- the LOC130644667 gene encoding protein BUD31 homolog translates to MPKVKRSKKPPPDGWELIEPTLDELDQKLREAEQDPHEGKRKVEALWPIFRLHHQKSRYIYDLFYKRKVISRELYDYCLKENIADGNLIAKWKKQGYENLCCLRCIQPRDTNFGTNCICRVPKSKLEEGRVVECIHCGCRGCSG, encoded by the coding sequence ATGCCAAAagtaaaaagaagtaaaaagccTCCTCCAGAtgggtgggaattaattgaaccaactttagATGAGTTAGATCAAAAATTGAGAGAAGCCGAACAGGATCCGCATGAAGGTAAAAGAAAGGTGGAAGCATTGTGGCCAATTTTCCGATTACATCACCAAAAATCTCGATATATTTATGATTTATTTTATAAGAGAAAAGTTATCTCCAGAGAGCTTTATGattattgtttaaaagaaaacattgcCGATGGAAATTTAATTGCAAAGTGGAAAAAACAAGGTTACGAAAATTTGTGTTGTTTGCGCTGTATACAACCACGAGATACAAACTTTGGAACTAATTGTATTTGCAGAGTTCCAAAAAGTAAATTAGAAGAGGGTCGTGTGGTGGAGTGTATTCATTGTGGGTGCAGAGGTTGTTCTGGCTAA
- the LOC130644660 gene encoding ES1 protein homolog, mitochondrial-like, translated as MFSRLQTLTRLTLTHNLKRFIAMKNNAVVAVVLAGSGVYDGSEVHEASAVMVNLSRNAAEYKIYAPDIAQMHVINHTNGEEMSETRNVLVESARIARGAIKPLTELSVSDFDAVIFPGGFGAAKNLCDFAVKQANCTVNDEVSKVIADFHSAKKPIGMCCIAPVIAAKVLPGCEVTLGMDAEQDGKYPYAGATGAVTAMGSKHINKEVYEVQVDEQNKLVTTPAFMCETKIHEIHDGVGEMVKAVLKLIA; from the exons ATGTTCTCAAGATTGCAAACTCTCACAAGATTAACACTAACACACAACTTAAAAAGATTTATTGCCATGAAAAATAATGCTGTTGTAGCTGTA GTTCTAGCTGGGTCTGGTGTTTATGATGGAAGTGAGGTACATGAAGCTTCTGC tgTTATGGTCAATTTGAGTCGAAATGCCGCTGAGTACAAGATATATGCTCCAGACATAGCACAAATGCATGTTATAAATCACACTAATGGTGAAGAAATGAGTGAAACTAG GAATGTTTTGGTTGAATCAGCAAGGATTGCAAGAGGAGCTATTAAACCACTTACAGAACTGTCAGTATCAGATTTTGACGCTGTCATCTTTCCTGGTGGATTTGGTGCTGCAAAAAATTT aTGTGATTTTGCAGTGAAGCAGGCAAATTGCACAGTCAACGATGAAGTGTCGAAAGTAATTGCTGATTTTCATTCTGCTAAAAAGCCTATAGG TATGTGTTGTATTGCACCAGTGATTGCTGCTAAA GTTTTGCCAGGCTGTGAAGTAACTTTAGGGATGGATGCTGAACAGGATGGAAAATACCCATATGCAGGTGCCACAGGTGCTGTTACTGCAATGGGATCAAAACATATTAACAAGGAAGTATAT gaaGTACAGGTGGATGAGCAAAACAAACTTGTTACCACTCCTGCATTTATGTGTGAAACAAAAATACACGAAATCCATGATGGTGTAGGGGAAATGGTTAAAGCCGTCTTAAAGTTGATAGCTTGA
- the LOC130644661 gene encoding uncharacterized protein LOC130644661 isoform X1 — protein sequence MRAYRNGKYYGVSCLAMISITLLCVSMTSKNWLYSVLKRRSNNEEFFAGNKTFGLFRGCQYKRYGQFVNYRIRCFNVFTELKAIDSSTPAYITVSCMCGSLGCLLIVTYVGIYIETVKSLVESLVINLLLILNTSALLFDFVALTSYSYLYHTKLKKTTLQKEEILGGFSSKTELEQSFWLCSSSPIFIVLNMIYILVLCRTQANRTTRRDVSNSSTSWKKGDNMRSPMIY from the exons atgaGAGCTTACAGAAATGGGAAGTATTATGGTGTTTCATGTCTTGCTATGATTAGCATTACTCTGTTATGCGTGTCCATGACTAGCAAAAACTGGCTGTACAGTGTGTTAAAGAGAAGGTCGAACAACGAAGAATTTTTTGCAGGGAATAAAACGTTTGGTTTGTTTAGAGGTTGTCAATACAAACGTTATGGGCAGTTTGTTAACTATAGAATTCGTTGTTTTAATG TATTTACTGAACTCAAAGCTATAGATTCAAGCACACCTGCATATATTACAGTGAGTTGTATGTGCGGAAGTCTTGGTTGTCTCCTCATCGTCACGTATGTCGGTATATACATAGAAACTGTGAAATCACTTGTGGAGAGTTTAGTGATCAACCTCCTTTTGATACTCAACACGAGTGCAT TATTGTTCGACTTCGTCGCACTGACCAGCTACAGTTATCTGTATCATACGAAACTGAAAAAAACGACTttacagaaagaagaaattttagGCGGGTTTTCATCAAAAACTGAACTTGAACAATCTTTCTGGCTGTGCTCGTCAAGTCCGATCtttattgttttaaatatgaTATACATATTAGTACTTTGCCGAACGCAAGCAAATAGGACAACGAGACGAGATGTATCAAACTCGAGTACATCATGGAAGAAGGGTGACAATATGAGATCGCCTATGATTTATTAA
- the LOC130644661 gene encoding uncharacterized protein LOC130644661 isoform X2 gives MLFNDQFLRKKYQYPNQSCHYSYFFNLINLTFQSDILKKHILIKRVVTLTMMSLFCVNYNNFKGLFFSLEVFTELKAIDSSTPAYITVSCMCGSLGCLLIVTYVGIYIETVKSLVESLVINLLLILNTSALLFDFVALTSYSYLYHTKLKKTTLQKEEILGGFSSKTELEQSFWLCSSSPIFIVLNMIYILVLCRTQANRTTRRDVSNSSTSWKKGDNMRSPMIY, from the exons ATGTTGTTTAATGATCAATTTCTTCGAAAGAAATATCAATATCCTAACCAGTCttgtcattattcttatttctttaaccttattaacctgacaTTCCAGTCTGATATTCTTaaaaagcatattcttataaaacgtGTGGTGACattaacgatgatgtcattgttttgCGTGAATTACAATAATTTTAAGGGGTTATTTTTTTCTCTCGAGGTATTTACTGAACTTAAAGCTATAGACTCAAGCACACCTGCATATATTACAGTGAGTTGTATGTGCGGAAGTCTTGGTTGTCTCCTCATCGTCACGTATGTCGGTATATACATAGAAACTGTGAAATCACTTGTGGAGAGTTTAGTGATCAATCTCCTTTTGATACTCAACACGAGTGCAT TATTATTCGACTTCGTCGCACTGACCAGCTACAGTTATCTGTATCATACGAAACTGAAAAAAACGACTttacagaaagaagaaattttagGCGGGTTTTCATCAAAAACTGAACTTGAACAATCTTTCTGGCTGTGCTCGTCAAGTCCGATCtttattgttttaaatatgaTATACATATTAGTACTTTGCCGAACGCAAGCAAATAGGACAACGAGACGAGATGTATCAAACTCGAGTACATCATGGAAGAAGGGTGACAATATGAGATCGCCTATGATTTATTAA
- the LOC130644649 gene encoding heat shock 70 kDa protein 12A-like → MTSSSEINDFESTYLNGSKSRLSISGQSDTLRDLLGERKFSVDSLHLDYAEKEADEFMKQMCRQDDESTTTNDNDVKTTRNIDVYKVNSNAMDINGNRKQNALASDINKSREILLVKNDMPTRLNDCSSGLANKRNNENTLSHIHELEEDINHHSNEHKDNDSTVLVSKKREITKQLSDTNQLKYLNQRKKDLNFLQERYSQAIEDFKILRSNLSENMERNLSRTDQLGFQHKKADHYRSYDDILRNNFDMSSRTQSDVAYLRNKNIERYSSQERLYKRRSDINIDEKLTDEYFNNPSRFTNNNIDMKGHTMMTSRGNSSDYPMSIDMQREHHIHLRDQAARSNFERYLRGSLNQGHVENSMHNNSNGLEEHDIGYGGSGSTSPRDSEMLMPSDQLSSRSGSINSHHSRTSSALASVDSGVRMSFVGQHNSLVVVAIDFGTTFSGYAFSFTRDSSSIHMMRRWEGGDPGVTNQKTPTTLLLKPDGSFHSFGFGARDFYHDLDASDAKKWFYFDKFKMALHSSEDLHAGIEIKAANGKSYPALKVFSHALRFFKQHVLAELSDQSTAKLSEEDITWVLTVPAIWRQPAKQFMRTAAYEAGIASLDHPDRLLIALEPEAASIFCRKLRIRDCVIEDDLKAKAGDYSLISEDFEGITQYVVVDCGGGTVDLTVHELDVTQGTLKELHKGTGGPCGATGVDREFEKLLKRIFDADFIERFKVKRPAVWIDLMISFEAKKRTARPDNQSPLNLSLPFSFIEYHKKHRKCSVETAVKKFKNPDIKWSSQGMLRFSANIMQALFEPVVNDIIGHIQNLLTKASLKHVEHLFLVGGFAESPLLQSNIREALEGRVRVVIPNDVGLAILKGAVLFGLDPTVVRVRRSAYTYGVGVLNKFDPEKHQQSKRVVKDGIVWCKDIFDRFVRVDESVGIGDRVTRSYAPARSKQKSTVINIYCTEKLDVLYTTDKGVTRCGKLRIEMPDVNPEDIPIEKRGKPRELQASMIFGDTEIKVSAVDVLSGRAARANIDFLNY, encoded by the exons atgacatcatcaAGCGAAATTAATGATTTTGAGAGTACGTATTTAAATGGGTCAAAGAGTCGATTATCAATAAGCGGCCAATCTGATACGCTGAGAGATTTACTGGGTGAACGAAAATTTAGTGTTGATAGCTTGCATTTGGATTACGCCGAGAAAGAAGCAGACGAATTCATGAAGCAGATGTGTCGCCAAGACGACGAATCAACAACCACAAATGACAATGATGTAAAAACGACACGAAATATAGATGTGTATAAAGTCAATTCAAATGCTATGGACATCAACGGAAATCGAAAACAAAACGCTCTAGCGAGTGATATCAATAAAAGTCGGGAAATTCTATTGGTTAAGAATGACATGCCAACACGCTTGAATGATTGCAGTTCAGGTTTGGCTAACAAACGTAATAACGAGAATACCTTAAGTCATATACATGAATTAGAAGAGGATATTAATCACCATAGCAACGAGCACAAAGATAACGATAGCACTGTGTTAGTGAGCAAGAAGCGTGAAATTACAAAACAATTATCAGATACGAATCAACTGAAGTATTTAAACCAAAGAAAGAAGGACTTAAATTTTTTACAAGAAAGGTATTCACAAGCAATTGAAGATTTTAAAATCTTAAGGAGTAATTTATCAGAGAACATGGAAAGGAATTTAAGTCGTACGGATCAGTTAGGTTTTCAACACAAAAAGGCTGATCATTATCGAAGCTATGATGATATTTTGAGAAACAACTTTGACATGTCTTCGCGTACACAGAGCGATGTTGCTTatttaagaaacaaaaacattgaaCGATATTCATCGCAAGAGAGACTTTATAAACGCAGAAGTGATATCAATATAGACGAAAAACTAACCGACGAGTATTTTAATAACCCGTCACGCTTCACCAATAATAACATTGACATGAAGGGGCATACAATGATGACGTCACGAGGCAATTCGAGTGACTATCCAATGAGTATTGACATGCAAAGAGAACATCATATTCATTTACGCGATCAAGCCGCAAGATCAAACTTTGAGAGATATTTAAGAGGATCTTTAAACCAAGGACATGTGGAGAATTCGATGCACAATAATAGTAATGGTTTGGAAGAACACGATATAGGATATGGTGGTTCGGGAAGTACGTCTCCAAGAGATTCCGAAATGTTAATGCCATCCGATCAACTCTCTTCACGCTCTGGCAGTATTAATTCACATCATTCCAGGACCAGTTCAGCTTTAGCTTCAGTGGATTCAGGTGTTCGAATGAGTTTTGTTGGTCAACACAACTCGTTAGTTGTGGTAGCGATTGATTTTGGTACAACTTTTAGTGGATATGCTTTTTCCTTTACAAGAGATTCGTCAAGCATACATATGATGAGGCGTTGGGAAGGCGGTGATCCGGGCGTAACAAATCAAAAAACGCCAACTACATTGTTACTTAAACCCGATGGTAGTTTTCATTCGTTTGGTTTCGGAGCGCGGGACTTTTATCACGATTTAGATGCCAGTGATGCAAAGAAATGGTTTTACTTCGATAAGTTTAAAATGGCGCTTCATTCTTCCGAG GACCTTCACGCAGGTATTGAAATAAAAGCAGCAAACGGAAAATCATATCCAGCTCTCAAAGTATTCTCACACGCACTACGGTTTTTTAAACAGCATGTTTTGGCTGAGCTTTCTGACCAATCAACAGCTAAGCTGAGTGAAGAAGATATCACGTGGGTGTTGACTGTTCCTGCTATATGGAGACAACCTGCAAAGCAGTTTATGCGCACGGCAGCCTATGAG GCTGGCATTGCTTCACTCGATCATCCAGACCGGTTATTAATTGCACTGGAGCCTGAAGCAGCTTCAATATTTTGTCGCAAATTAAGAATACGTGACTGTGTTATCGAGGATGATTTGAAAGCGAAAGCAGGCGATTATTCTTTAATATCTGAAGATTTTGAAG gaATTACACAATATGTTGTGGTCGATTGCGGTGGAGGGACCGTGGATTTAACTGTTCACGAGCTAGATGTTACACAAGGAACTTTAAAAGAACTTCATAAAGGAACAGGAGGACCGTGTGGAGCTACCGGCGTTGATCGGGAGTTTGAAAAATTACTGAAACGTATTTTCGATGCTGATTTTATCGAAAGATTTAAGGTGAAACGACCAGCAGTGTGGATAGATCTCatgatatcctttgaagcaaaGAAACGCACCGCAAGACCTGACAACCAAAGCCCGCTCAATCTTTCTTTACCGTTTAGTTTTATCGAATATCATAAGAAGCATAGAAAATGCTCCGTCGAAACTGCcgtcaaaaagtttaaaaatcctGACATAAAATGGTCGTCGCAAGGCATGCTTCGATTTTCCGCAAATATTATGCAGGCTTTGTTCGAACCAGTTGTGAACGATATTATTGGTCATATACAAAATCTGTTGACGAAAGCAAGTTTAAAACATGTGgaacatttatttttagtagGCGGGTTTGCAGAGTCACCTTTGTTACAATCCAACATTAGAGAAGCTTTAGAAGGGCGTGTGAGAGTTGTTATTCCGAACGATGTTGGATTGGCTATATTAAAAGGAGCTGTACTGTTTGGGCTAGATCCTACCGTCGTACGTGTCCGGCGGTCCGCCTACACATACGGCGTAGGAGTTCTAAATAAATTTGACCCTGAAAAGCATCAACAGTCAAAACGCGTTGTGAAGGATGGTATAGTTTGGTGTAAGGATATATTCGATAGATTTGTGCGTGTCGATGAGTCGGTCGGTATTGGTGACCGTGTCACACGGAGTTACGCCCCCGCCCGATCGAAACAGAAGTCAACTGTAATTAATATTTACTGCACCGAGAAACTTGATGTTTTGTACACAACGGATAAAGGCGTAACGAGATGCGGCAAACTACGAATAGAAATGCCTGACGTAAACCCCGAAGATATTCCGATCGAAAAACGCGGGAAACCGCGAGAGCTACAAGCATCAATGATTTTTGGAGACACTGAAATAAAAGTTTCAGCAGTGGATGTGCTAAGTGGTAGAGCTGCAAGAGCGAATatagatttcttaaattattag
- the LOC130644653 gene encoding pre-mRNA-splicing factor SLU7-like translates to MASVAVPKKDSKQEVSQNKRVDWKKQKELEEARKAGTAPPEVDEEGKDINPHIPQYITTVPWYVGENRPTLKHQRCQPEKKKEFAGLDEWYQKGIKDTKVATKYRKGACGNCGAMTHKKKDCLERPRKVGAKYTGDDIQPDEHLPGDLKFDYDGKRDRWAGYDVSVHDKVLEEYSKVDEAKRQLKAAKLEEELETGKADVKAIINEDDEEEEKYADEVDMPGQKFDSNVRQTVRNLRIREDTAKYLYNLDPNSAYYDPKTRSMRANPFSKDGDKGKMVNFYGDNFVRGSGDVKSVANAQLFAWEAYERGADVHILADPTKLELLHKTYKVKKDGYKKEQKGGILEKYGGEEHLKVPPKELLLAQTEEYVEYSRTGRVIKGQEKAVVKSKYEEDVYINNHTSVFGSYWENFTWGYACCQSFIKQSYCTGEAGKVARNTDTPLDRVTISKPDDLEEEPQSHKKSLVELHKEKIKDPKSKEKKSKVSEESSKEEKLKKALKAEDERNATVEKLMKLDERKRPYHSMNINTEEPTEEEMEAYRMKRTHYEDPMAAYIKKKKK, encoded by the exons GCGTCCGTAGCAGTGCCGAAAAAAGATTCAAAACAAGAAGTCAGTCAAAACAAACGAGTGGATTGGAAAAAACAGAAGGAGCTAGAGGAAGCTAGAAAGGCAGGTACTGCACCACCAGAAGTCGACGAAGAAGGAAA agacATCAATCCACATATCCCACAATACATCACTACAGTACCGTGGTATGTTGGTGAAAATAG accaACACTTAAACATCAGCGTTGTCAgccagaaaagaaaaaagagtttGCTGGTCTTGATGAATGGTACCAAAAGGGAATTAAAGAT ACAAAAGTTGCCACGAAATATCGAAAAGGAGCATGTGGAAATTGTGGTGCAATGACACACAAGAAGAAAGATTGCTTGGAG CGTCCTCGAAAAGTTGGTGCAAAATACACTGGTGATGATATACAACCAGATGAACATCTGccg GGAGACTTGAAATTTGATTATGATGGAAAAAGAGaccg ATGGGCAGGATATGATGTTAGTGTACACGATAAAGTGTTAGAAGAATACAGCAAAGTTGATGAg GCAAAACGACAACTAAAAGCAGCCAAGTTGGAAGAAGAGTTAGAAACAGGCAAAGCGGACGTAAAAGCA ATAATTAATGAAGAtgacgaagaagaagaaaaatatgcTGATGAAGTAGACATGCCTGGTCAAAAGTTTGATTCAAATGT acgTCAAACTGTTCGAAATCTTCGAATTCGTGAGGATACAGCAAAA TATTTGTACAACTTGGATCCAAACTCTGCGTATTATGATCCCAAGACGAGGTCCATGAGGGCGAACCCATTTTCTAAAGATGGAGACAAAGGAAAAat GGTAAACTTTTATGGTGATAACTTTGTACGAGGTTCTGGTGATGTTAAAAGTGTTGCAAATGCACAGC tatTTGCATGGGAGGCGTATGAACGAGGCGCTGATGTACACATACTAGCTGATCCAACAAAACTTGAACTTCTTCACAAAACATATAAAGTGAAAAAAGATGGATATAAGAAAGAACAAAAAGGTGGAATATTAGAAAAG TATGGAGGTGAAGAACACTTAAAAGTTCCACCAAAAGAACTTCTCTTGGCACAAACT GAAGAATATGTGGAATATTCAAGAACGGGAAGAGTGATCAAAG GTCAGGAAAAAGCAGTTGTAAAATCCAAATACGAAGAGGATGTATATATAAATAACCATACA aGCGTGTTCGGATCATACTGGGAAAATTTTACGTGGGGATATGCATGTTGTCAGTCATTCATCAAACAATCTTACTGCACAGGAGAGGCTGGTAAAGTGGCACGAAAT ACGGACACACCTTTGGACAGAGTGACAATTTCGAAACCAGATGATTTAGAAGAGGAACCACAATCGCATAAAAAGTCTCTTGTGGAG ctacataaagaaaaaataaaagatccaaaatcaaaagaaaagaaatcgaAGGTTTCAGAAGAGagttcaaaagaagaaaaactaaaaaaa GCGCTGAAAGCAGAGGATGAGCGGAACGCAACCGTGGAAAAACTAATGAAGTTAGACGAACGCAAACGACCTTATCATTCCATGAATATCAACACCGAGGAGCCTACAGAAGAAGAAATGGAAGCTTATCGAATGAAGAGAACGCATTATGAGGATCCAATGGCTGCTTAtattaagaagaaaaagaaatga